A single Corticium candelabrum chromosome 16, ooCorCand1.1, whole genome shotgun sequence DNA region contains:
- the LOC134192574 gene encoding uncharacterized protein LOC134192574 produces the protein MDSATSHLKKTVISSFKQHYNTEVAIIPGGMTPVLQPADVHWNKPFKTTMREKWIQWLSDGEVEYTRSGKRKSASYEMVVHWVSECWKALSNDLIHQSFLSCGITGEASVRFHQRLQLILQDEAVNDKDEEASGLTDTEENEERDEEAEDMEEVDN, from the coding sequence ATGGACAGCGCAACGAGTCACCTTAAGAAAACTGTCATTTCATCTTTCAAACAACACTACAACACTGAAGTAGCAATAATACCAGGAGGAATGACTCCAGTATTGCAGCCCGCAGATGTCCACTGGAACAAGCCATTTAAGACAACAATGAGAGAGAAGTGGATCCAGTGGCTCAGTGATGGAGAAGTGGAGTACACTCGTTCTGGCAAACGAAAATCAGCATCCTACGAAATGGTGGTGCATTGGGTGTCTGAATGCTGGAAAGCCTTGTCTAATGACTTAATCCACCAGTCATTCTTGAGCTGTGGAATCACTGGAGAAGCATCTGTTAGATTTCACCAAAGACTGCAACTGATATTGCAAGATGAGGCAGTTAATGACAAAGATGAAGAAGCTAGTGGTCTTACAGACAcagaagaaaatgaagaacGGGATGAAGAAGCAGAGGATATGGAAGAAGTTGATAACTGA